A single region of the Perognathus longimembris pacificus isolate PPM17 unplaced genomic scaffold, ASM2315922v1 HiC_scaffold_5345, whole genome shotgun sequence genome encodes:
- the LOC125345144 gene encoding fibronectin type III and SPRY domain-containing protein 2-like yields the protein MADRLGKFLKTKTDVEIFTQPDFEDQTLDFTEVEQLMGALNTVPGGDSQLCPQGWGWGGKGALTLDLSSNISYSA from the coding sequence CTCGGGAAGTTCCTGAAAACAAAGACAGATGTGGAGATCTTCACACAACCCGACTTCGAAGACCAGACCTTGGACTTCACTGAGGTGGAGCAGCTGATGGGGGCCCTGAATACTGTCCCAGGTGGGGACTCTCAGCTGTgtcctcaggggtgggggtggggcggcaaGGGAGCTTTGACATTGGATTTGTCCTCTAATATCTCTTATAGTGCCTAA